From Bacteroidota bacterium, one genomic window encodes:
- a CDS encoding PglZ domain-containing protein: MDTIKILWADDEIDLLKPHLLFLQEKGYDVTTSTNGGDAFEQFKKQNFDIIFLDENMPGLSGLETLTRMKNLKPEIPVIMITKSEEESIMEEAIGSKIADFLIKPVNPNQILLSLKKNLENKRLISEKTASAYQQEFRNIGMTLSDKLTWKEWVDVYRRLVYWELELQKSADDSMYEILTTQKSEANKLFSKFIENNYLSWLKNQDKDIPVLSNQLMKKKILPAVDESPDPVFMILIDNLRYDQWKILQPLLSEYFRIQEDDLYFSILPTATQYARNAIFAGLMPSEIEARFPNLWLNDEDEGGKNKHEQDFLADTIKRFRKEYKFSYTKVTNHQEGKDLIENVPNLLQNKFNVIVYNFVDMLSHARTEMEMIRELAEDEAAYRSITLSWFEHSPLFEAIKRMAEKKIRLIITTDHGTIRVKEPTKIVGDKTVNTNLRYKQGRNLNYDKREVFEVKNPADAMLPRQHLSQAFVFAKQDNFFAYPNNYNYYVTYYKNTLQHGGISLEEMIIPYAVLTTK; encoded by the coding sequence ATGGACACAATTAAAATACTTTGGGCCGACGACGAAATAGATTTATTGAAACCCCACCTGCTTTTCTTACAGGAAAAAGGATACGATGTTACTACATCAACCAATGGAGGTGATGCATTTGAACAATTCAAGAAACAGAATTTCGATATCATTTTCCTGGATGAAAATATGCCTGGATTATCCGGTCTCGAAACACTTACCCGCATGAAAAATCTGAAGCCGGAAATTCCGGTGATCATGATTACAAAAAGCGAAGAAGAAAGTATCATGGAAGAGGCAATCGGAAGTAAGATTGCAGACTTCCTGATCAAACCGGTAAATCCTAATCAGATTCTCCTGTCACTAAAAAAGAACCTTGAGAACAAGCGACTGATCAGTGAAAAAACAGCCTCCGCTTATCAACAGGAGTTCCGCAACATTGGAATGACACTCAGTGATAAGCTGACCTGGAAAGAATGGGTAGATGTTTATCGTCGACTTGTTTATTGGGAACTGGAATTACAGAAATCGGCTGATGACAGCATGTATGAGATTCTGACAACTCAAAAAAGCGAAGCCAACAAACTCTTCTCAAAATTTATTGAAAATAATTATTTGTCATGGTTGAAAAATCAGGATAAAGACATTCCGGTTCTTTCAAACCAGCTGATGAAAAAGAAAATTCTTCCGGCTGTGGATGAAAGTCCGGATCCGGTATTCATGATTCTGATTGATAACCTGCGATACGATCAATGGAAGATCCTACAACCTCTCTTGTCGGAATACTTCAGAATCCAGGAAGATGATCTCTACTTCAGTATTCTGCCTACAGCGACTCAATATGCACGGAATGCAATATTCGCAGGGCTCATGCCTTCGGAGATCGAAGCACGTTTCCCGAATCTCTGGTTGAATGATGAAGATGAGGGTGGAAAAAACAAACACGAACAGGATTTCCTTGCCGATACCATCAAGCGTTTTCGCAAGGAGTACAAATTCTCCTATACGAAAGTCACCAACCACCAGGAAGGAAAAGATCTTATTGAGAACGTTCCGAATCTTCTGCAAAACAAATTCAATGTGATCGTCTATAATTTCGTGGACATGCTTTCACACGCACGTACAGAAATGGAGATGATCCGTGAGTTGGCCGAAGACGAAGCAGCTTACCGCTCCATTACACTTTCCTGGTTTGAACACTCCCCGCTTTTTGAAGCTATCAAAAGAATGGCCGAGAAAAAAATTCGTTTGATCATCACAACGGATCACGGTACCATCCGTGTAAAAGAACCAACAAAAATTGTCGGAGACAAAACAGTGAACACAAATCTGCGCTACAAGCAGGGAAGAAATCTCAACTACGACAAACGTGAGGTGTTCGAAGTGAAAAACCCTGCAGATGCCATGCTTCCCCGCCAGCATCTGTCCCAGGCATTTGTGTTTGCAAAACAGGATAACTTCTTCGCATACCCGAATAATTACAATTATTACGTCACCTATTATAAGAACACCCTGCAACATGGTGGAATCTCATTGGAAGAAATGATTATTCCATATGCAGTTCTGACAACAAAATAA
- a CDS encoding DUF1573 domain-containing protein encodes MKTVKYLAISCALILGAANHSFAQETAPAATTTEVKADNPNAAEITFENETHDYGTIKQGADGSCEFKFKNTGKEPLIISNAKGSCGCTVPTWPKEPIMKGQTGVIKVHYDTKRVGAFTKTVTLNSNAKTDPKILTIKGVVEASEDNSDQTMPVKKTSGLPLENSK; translated from the coding sequence ATGAAAACAGTAAAATACCTCGCTATCTCATGTGCTTTAATTCTTGGAGCTGCAAACCACAGTTTTGCCCAGGAGACAGCTCCGGCAGCTACCACTACTGAAGTAAAGGCGGATAACCCAAATGCCGCTGAAATAACCTTTGAAAATGAAACGCACGACTATGGTACTATTAAACAAGGTGCTGATGGCTCATGTGAATTCAAATTTAAAAACACCGGTAAAGAACCATTAATCATTTCAAATGCAAAGGGCAGTTGTGGATGCACCGTACCTACATGGCCTAAAGAACCAATTATGAAAGGTCAAACCGGTGTGATTAAAGTTCATTATGATACAAAAAGAGTTGGTGCATTTACAAAAACTGTTACCCTGAATTCCAACGCCAAAACTGATCCGAAAATATTAACTATTAAAGGTGTCGTTGAAGCATCTGAAGACAATTCAGATCAAACTATGCCTGTCAAGAAAACATCCGGCTTACCACTGGAAAATTCAAAATAA
- a CDS encoding DUF1573 domain-containing protein, with the protein MKLRSTLFILLLLSSFGGFAQEEKKVLSNIGNVDVNQASFKFETEEHNFGTITQGESTTYEFKFSNTGNEPIIITKAEGSCGCTVPVYPKEPIMKGQTSVIKVTFNSAGKMGVQDKTVTLTSNAKQNPMIIHMKGTVEKPIEQPAVDSKK; encoded by the coding sequence ATGAAACTCCGTTCAACTCTGTTTATCCTACTCCTGCTCTCATCCTTTGGCGGTTTTGCCCAGGAGGAGAAAAAAGTTCTCAGTAATATTGGCAATGTCGATGTCAACCAGGCTTCCTTCAAATTTGAAACGGAAGAACATAATTTTGGCACCATTACTCAGGGAGAATCCACTACTTATGAATTTAAGTTTTCAAATACCGGAAATGAACCAATCATCATTACAAAAGCTGAAGGATCTTGTGGATGTACAGTACCTGTTTATCCCAAAGAACCAATTATGAAAGGCCAGACTTCCGTGATTAAAGTAACTTTTAACTCTGCCGGTAAAATGGGGGTTCAGGATAAAACTGTCACTTTAACCTCCAATGCGAAACAAAACCCGATGATTATCCATATGAAGGGGACTGTTGAAAAACCAATTGAACAACCTGCCGTAGACTCAAAAAAATAA
- a CDS encoding DUF1573 domain-containing protein — MKKAILAVSMFLFVVAANAQQDAKTAPAATPAVQDNKNAPDFKFDVEEFNFGTIKQGEKVSYDFNFANAGKEPLIITEAHGSCGCTVPQWPKEPVAKGAKGVIHVEFNSTGKMGMQDKTVTITSNAKGGNKVLHLKGNVEAPAPVKTDAPAGTDAK; from the coding sequence ATGAAAAAAGCAATCTTAGCAGTATCGATGTTCCTTTTTGTTGTCGCTGCAAATGCACAGCAAGATGCTAAAACAGCTCCTGCTGCTACTCCGGCAGTTCAGGACAACAAAAATGCTCCTGATTTTAAATTTGATGTTGAAGAATTCAATTTCGGCACAATAAAACAAGGTGAAAAAGTTTCCTACGATTTTAATTTTGCTAACGCAGGTAAGGAACCTCTCATCATCACTGAAGCTCATGGTTCTTGTGGTTGCACTGTTCCTCAATGGCCAAAAGAGCCGGTGGCTAAAGGTGCGAAAGGCGTGATTCACGTTGAATTCAATTCTACCGGTAAAATGGGAATGCAGGATAAAACCGTTACAATCACTTCTAATGCTAAAGGCGGAAACAAAGTCCTCCATCTGAAAGGCAATGTTGAAGCTCCTGCGCCGGTGAAAACTGACGCTCCTGCCGGAACAGATGCTAAGTAA
- a CDS encoding pyridoxal phosphate-dependent aminotransferase, which translates to MPKTSIKGREMPPSPIRKLVPFAEKAKKEGKKIYHLNIGQPDIETPETLLNAIHTFAPKVVEYSHSAGIESYRRKLTTYYKRFNIELDYQDIIITTGGSEAIEIAMMSCMDPGDEIIIPEPFYANYNGFSTQANVKVVPIRSTIESGFALPPIAEFEKLITSKTKAILICNPSNPTGYLYSKEELESLRDLVKKYDLWLFSDEVYREFCYDGKPYTSVMHLSGIESNVVLLDSISKRYSACGARIGALISRNKELMATALKFAQARLSPPTFGQVAAEAAIDTPDSYFEKVKAEYIERRNLVVSSLNKMEGVFCPKPSGAFYCIAQLPIDNSDTFCQWLLETFSYENETVMLAPATGFYSKPESGKHEVRIAYVLNQESLKKAMKCLDEALKVYPGRTLQHIEMKAVN; encoded by the coding sequence ATGCCAAAAACATCAATAAAAGGCCGTGAAATGCCGCCTTCTCCTATTCGCAAACTGGTCCCTTTTGCCGAAAAAGCTAAAAAAGAAGGTAAAAAGATCTATCACCTGAACATTGGTCAGCCCGATATTGAAACGCCAGAAACGCTGCTCAACGCGATCCATACATTCGCGCCGAAAGTCGTTGAATACAGTCACTCTGCAGGAATTGAGTCCTATCGCCGGAAACTGACCACTTATTACAAACGATTTAATATTGAACTCGATTACCAGGACATCATCATCACTACAGGTGGTTCTGAAGCCATTGAAATAGCGATGATGAGCTGTATGGATCCCGGTGATGAAATCATCATTCCGGAGCCTTTCTATGCCAATTACAATGGTTTTTCCACCCAGGCGAATGTGAAAGTTGTTCCTATACGCTCCACGATAGAATCCGGATTTGCTTTACCCCCTATCGCGGAATTTGAAAAACTAATTACCTCCAAAACGAAGGCGATCCTCATTTGCAATCCAAGCAACCCAACCGGCTATTTATACAGCAAAGAGGAACTTGAATCCCTGAGAGATCTTGTGAAAAAATATGACCTCTGGCTTTTTTCTGATGAAGTTTACAGGGAATTCTGTTATGATGGAAAACCCTATACTTCGGTGATGCATCTCAGCGGTATCGAAAGCAATGTGGTGCTGCTGGATTCAATTTCTAAACGTTACAGCGCTTGCGGCGCCAGAATCGGTGCACTCATCTCCAGAAATAAAGAGCTGATGGCTACAGCGTTGAAATTTGCTCAGGCTCGTCTCAGTCCTCCAACCTTTGGACAAGTTGCCGCTGAAGCAGCAATCGATACTCCGGACAGCTATTTCGAAAAAGTCAAAGCTGAATACATTGAAAGAAGAAATCTTGTAGTTAGCAGTCTGAATAAAATGGAAGGTGTCTTTTGCCCGAAACCAAGTGGCGCGTTTTATTGCATCGCTCAATTGCCCATCGACAATTCTGATACATTCTGCCAATGGCTATTGGAAACCTTTAGCTATGAAAATGAAACAGTGATGCTTGCTCCAGCAACAGGATTCTATTCAAAGCCTGAATCAGGCAAACATGAAGTTCGTATCGCTTACGTCCTGAACCAGGAGTCCTTAAAAAAAGCGATGAAATGTCTGGACGAAGCACTCAAAGTCTATCCCGGAAGAACCTTACAACACATTGAAATGAAAGCTGTCAACTAA
- a CDS encoding T9SS type A sorting domain-containing protein — translation MKTIFRTLIVSCVVYFIATEAGAQCPYDNTIYLTGSAPTVVNDFVEAPQTWAGEFNRVTGMVAGNTYRISTCGTPTFDSQISIYPAGGGNLIASDDDGCGTAGGPSSIDFTPSVTGDYDLLLDFYLDDNNPCSSNQVDMTMRVTLINTVVVQDPPDVTIPVVVHVVYNNQTENISDSQILSQIEVLNADFRKRNSDFGIVPGAFSGVAADTKIEFCMASRTPSGQPTNGITRTQTDTLEFFGDNGVKSNSTGGVNSWDPHKYLNLWVCNLGGGLLGYAQFPADLATSPLTDGVVIGYKYFGTNGAVTSPYDLGRTATHEIGHWLNLRHIWGDANCGDDFVNDTPTQQDHNYQCPNFPHITCSNGPNGDMFMNYMDYVNDNCMAMFTNGQKSRVDATMSGARNSLRTSTGCRVVGIEEIAWLSGLSIYPNPGEGLFHISGSIPSGEKVEITVVNVMGQIISVNKNFTGNNDVIDLSSVSPGIYTVRFSTASGYSATKKIVKQ, via the coding sequence ATGAAAACTATTTTCAGAACCCTAATTGTTTCTTGTGTAGTTTATTTCATTGCAACTGAAGCCGGAGCACAATGTCCGTATGACAACACGATATATTTAACCGGATCAGCGCCAACTGTTGTGAATGATTTTGTGGAAGCACCACAAACCTGGGCGGGTGAATTTAACCGTGTAACCGGAATGGTTGCAGGGAACACTTATCGTATTTCAACATGCGGGACACCAACTTTTGACAGCCAGATATCAATTTATCCGGCAGGTGGTGGAAACCTGATTGCAAGTGATGACGATGGCTGTGGAACTGCTGGCGGACCTTCATCCATCGATTTTACTCCGTCTGTTACCGGGGACTATGATTTGCTTCTTGATTTTTACCTGGACGATAATAACCCGTGTTCCAGCAACCAGGTGGACATGACTATGCGTGTCACTCTAATAAATACTGTAGTGGTCCAGGATCCCCCGGATGTAACAATTCCTGTGGTTGTACATGTCGTTTATAACAACCAAACAGAAAATATTTCTGATTCTCAAATTCTCTCCCAAATTGAAGTTCTGAACGCGGATTTCAGGAAACGCAATTCTGATTTTGGAATTGTTCCGGGAGCATTTTCAGGTGTTGCGGCGGATACCAAGATTGAATTTTGCATGGCATCAAGAACGCCGTCCGGACAACCAACAAATGGAATCACAAGAACTCAGACAGATACATTGGAATTTTTTGGTGATAACGGTGTGAAGTCGAATTCTACAGGAGGCGTAAACTCCTGGGATCCGCATAAGTATTTGAATTTGTGGGTATGTAATCTTGGAGGAGGATTGTTGGGTTATGCTCAATTCCCTGCGGATTTGGCAACAAGTCCACTCACTGATGGAGTTGTGATCGGTTACAAATATTTTGGAACAAATGGAGCCGTAACAAGTCCATATGATCTCGGCAGAACAGCTACTCATGAAATCGGACATTGGTTGAATCTACGTCACATCTGGGGAGATGCTAATTGTGGAGATGATTTTGTAAACGATACACCTACACAGCAGGATCATAATTATCAGTGCCCGAATTTTCCACATATCACTTGCAGCAATGGGCCTAACGGAGACATGTTCATGAATTATATGGATTATGTGAATGATAATTGCATGGCTATGTTCACCAATGGACAAAAGTCCAGGGTTGATGCAACAATGAGCGGTGCGCGAAACAGTCTGAGAACATCAACGGGATGTCGCGTAGTTGGAATAGAAGAAATTGCCTGGCTTTCCGGATTGAGCATTTATCCCAATCCGGGAGAAGGATTATTTCACATTTCCGGTTCAATTCCGTCTGGTGAAAAAGTGGAAATTACTGTGGTGAATGTGATGGGACAGATCATTTCTGTCAATAAGAATTTCACCGGAAATAATGATGTAATTGATCTGAGTTCCGTTAGTCCCGGAATTTATACTGTGAGATTTTCTACTGCTTCGGGATATAGTGCTACAAAGAAAATTGTAAAGCAATAA
- a CDS encoding DUF1343 domain-containing protein — protein sequence MNSQGKIFFNILILLFTVIAPVNAQLTDYAARIKTGKDLKVGAERMEAYLPLIKGKRIAIVANQTSRIGTTHLVDSLHKLGIKIKSVFAPEHGFRGEQGAGEKISNGVDAKTGIRIISLYGKHLKPTKADIEGTDVILFDIQDVGARFYTYISTLQYVMEACAEQNKLLIILDRPNPNGFYVDGPVLDTAYRSFVGMNSIPVVHGMTIGEYAKMLNGEKWLKRKKMCSLKVIKVQGYTHKDLYQLPVRPSPNLPNMTAVYLYPSLCFFEGTRVSLGRGTELPFQCIGYPGFKGGNFEFTPKDLPGIALNPPYKDSLCQGLDLRSATRDSVFTRLNLQWLIQFYASYSEKEAFFIPFFEKLAGTALLRKQIESGKNEDVIRKSWIQKLIQFKAVRKKYLLYPDFE from the coding sequence ATGAATAGTCAGGGAAAAATCTTTTTCAATATTCTTATCTTGTTATTTACCGTGATTGCACCGGTGAACGCACAATTGACTGATTATGCTGCACGAATTAAAACCGGTAAGGATTTAAAGGTTGGCGCTGAGCGAATGGAAGCCTATCTGCCTTTGATTAAGGGGAAAAGAATCGCCATTGTTGCCAATCAAACCTCCAGAATCGGAACAACCCATTTGGTCGATAGTTTGCACAAACTCGGTATTAAAATTAAAAGCGTTTTCGCGCCGGAACACGGTTTCAGGGGAGAGCAGGGTGCAGGAGAAAAAATCAGCAATGGTGTGGATGCAAAAACCGGTATTCGCATCATTTCTTTGTATGGAAAACACCTTAAACCTACCAAGGCGGATATTGAAGGAACGGATGTAATTCTCTTTGATATACAAGATGTAGGGGCAAGGTTTTATACCTATATCTCCACATTGCAATATGTGATGGAAGCATGCGCGGAGCAAAATAAACTGCTGATCATTCTGGACCGGCCCAATCCAAATGGTTTTTATGTGGACGGGCCGGTTCTTGATACAGCCTATCGCTCCTTTGTTGGCATGAATTCCATTCCTGTTGTACATGGAATGACAATTGGAGAATATGCGAAAATGCTGAACGGAGAAAAATGGCTCAAGCGAAAAAAAATGTGCAGTCTGAAGGTCATTAAGGTACAAGGTTATACACATAAGGATTTGTATCAATTACCTGTCAGGCCATCTCCAAATTTGCCAAATATGACTGCAGTGTATTTGTATCCTTCGCTTTGTTTTTTTGAAGGCACAAGAGTGAGTCTTGGAAGAGGGACTGAATTACCATTTCAATGCATCGGTTACCCCGGTTTTAAAGGAGGCAATTTTGAATTTACACCAAAGGATTTGCCGGGTATTGCTTTGAACCCTCCTTATAAAGACAGCCTTTGCCAGGGTCTGGACTTAAGAAGTGCAACAAGAGATAGTGTATTTACTCGTTTGAATCTTCAATGGTTGATTCAGTTTTATGCTTCTTATTCAGAGAAGGAAGCATTTTTTATTCCCTTTTTTGAGAAACTTGCAGGAACAGCTTTATTAAGAAAGCAAATCGAATCAGGAAAAAATGAGGATGTAATTCGAAAGTCATGGATTCAAAAACTGATTCAATTTAAGGCGGTAAGGAAAAAGTATCTGTTGTACCCTGATTTTGAATAA
- a CDS encoding ABC transporter permease: MNYELFIARRIAFSREGKSSVSRPILRIAMAGVALGFAVMVIALAIVTGFKQQIRDKVIGFGSHIQVSNFDENNSFETKPIFKTQDFLKELKNDPEIEHVQTFATKAGIIKTKEEIEGVVAKGIGPDFNWDFFNSRLVEGSIIQFKDTQRSNDVLISKLLSQKLNLHTGDNLVMYFIQQPPRARKFTITGIYETGLEEFDNLYLFCDIAQIQKLNDWTTDQVGGFEIKIRDFNKLEEEGKKVYNITGSDLNAKTIKEIYPQIFDWLDLQNINAIIIITLMIIVAGINMISALLIIILERVNMIGTLKAIGAGSISIRKIFLYVSGFLLFRGLLMGNLIGIGLCYLQKTFHWIHLDQQSYYISVVPISISPVHILLLNIGTLLICIAMLVIPSMIVTRISPIQALRYS, encoded by the coding sequence TTGAACTACGAATTATTCATCGCAAGAAGAATTGCCTTTTCCAGGGAGGGTAAATCATCAGTATCACGACCGATACTCAGGATTGCCATGGCCGGTGTCGCGCTGGGCTTTGCCGTGATGGTAATTGCCCTGGCTATCGTTACCGGATTCAAACAGCAAATCAGGGATAAGGTTATTGGTTTTGGATCACATATCCAGGTGAGCAATTTTGATGAGAATAATTCTTTTGAAACCAAACCCATCTTCAAAACACAGGATTTTTTAAAGGAACTAAAAAATGATCCTGAAATTGAACATGTCCAGACATTTGCGACCAAAGCGGGAATAATTAAGACAAAAGAAGAAATAGAAGGTGTTGTCGCGAAAGGAATTGGACCTGATTTCAACTGGGACTTTTTTAACTCACGTCTTGTGGAAGGTAGCATCATTCAATTTAAGGATACGCAACGAAGCAATGATGTATTGATTTCAAAATTGCTCAGCCAAAAACTCAATCTGCATACAGGTGATAACCTTGTCATGTATTTTATTCAACAACCGCCAAGGGCAAGAAAATTTACCATAACCGGAATCTACGAAACCGGACTGGAAGAATTTGATAACCTCTATCTCTTTTGTGACATTGCACAAATTCAAAAACTGAATGACTGGACCACGGATCAGGTGGGAGGTTTTGAAATCAAAATCCGTGATTTTAATAAGCTGGAGGAAGAAGGGAAAAAAGTTTATAACATCACAGGATCCGATCTCAATGCAAAAACAATAAAGGAAATCTATCCTCAGATTTTCGACTGGCTCGATTTGCAAAATATCAATGCGATCATCATCATCACCCTGATGATAATCGTTGCAGGAATCAATATGATTTCAGCACTACTCATCATCATTCTAGAACGGGTGAATATGATTGGAACTTTGAAAGCGATTGGAGCTGGAAGCATTAGTATCCGTAAAATATTTCTTTATGTTTCAGGGTTCCTGCTTTTCCGTGGCCTCCTTATGGGTAACCTCATCGGTATTGGCTTGTGTTATCTTCAAAAGACCTTCCACTGGATTCACCTTGATCAGCAGTCCTATTATATCAGCGTAGTTCCTATCAGTATAAGCCCGGTTCATATTCTTTTACTTAATATCGGAACCCTTTTGATTTGTATTGCCATGCTGGTCATCCCTTCCATGATTGTCACCAGGATCAGTCCTATTCAGGCGTTAAGATACTCATAG
- a CDS encoding pyridoxal-phosphate dependent enzyme, protein MTKSSSKKVCDTVLDAIGNTPMIRLNHVVAGVKATVYAKVETFNPGNSIKDRMALKMIEDAEKSGQLKPGGTIIEGTSGNTGMGLAIAAIVKGYKCIFTTTDKQSKEKVDALRAFGAEVIVCPTNVEPEDPRSYYSVAARLNKEIANSFYPNQYDNLSNRQAHYEQTGPEIWDQTDGKITHLVVGAGTGGTICGTGKFLKEKNPNVKIWGIDTYGSVLKVFRDTGKMDKNEIYPYVTEGIGEDFIPKNYDFGIIDHFEKVTDKDAALMTREIVQKEGIWVGNSAGSAVAGLLQLKDQLTEKDVVVIIFHDHGTRYIAKIFNDEWMRKMGYLDKKGMTAQDLVSSRKNADLMTIEKSDTIGNALKLITDYNFSQIPVTSGDRIIGSIYENLVFNRIMENPNAKNDPVESIMQEALPFVDITTPLDTLSKMISMDRSAVLVKDFKANRSYIITRSDIAEALAR, encoded by the coding sequence ATGACTAAGAGTTCTTCAAAAAAAGTTTGTGATACAGTTCTCGATGCCATCGGAAACACACCGATGATTCGTTTGAATCATGTTGTAGCCGGTGTGAAAGCTACTGTGTATGCAAAAGTTGAAACCTTCAATCCTGGAAATTCTATCAAAGACAGAATGGCCTTAAAAATGATTGAGGATGCTGAAAAATCAGGACAACTTAAACCCGGCGGTACCATTATCGAAGGAACTTCCGGCAATACAGGGATGGGGCTTGCCATTGCAGCAATTGTAAAAGGTTATAAATGCATCTTCACAACCACCGATAAGCAATCCAAAGAAAAAGTTGACGCATTGAGAGCATTTGGCGCTGAGGTTATTGTTTGTCCTACGAATGTTGAACCTGAAGATCCCCGCTCCTATTATTCTGTTGCAGCGCGTCTGAATAAAGAAATCGCTAATTCTTTTTATCCTAACCAATACGATAACCTCAGTAACCGTCAGGCACATTACGAACAAACCGGTCCTGAAATCTGGGATCAGACAGATGGCAAAATTACACATCTTGTCGTTGGCGCTGGTACCGGTGGAACTATCTGTGGTACCGGAAAATTTTTAAAGGAAAAAAATCCGAATGTGAAAATCTGGGGTATTGATACTTACGGATCAGTATTGAAAGTTTTCCGTGATACTGGAAAGATGGATAAAAATGAAATATATCCATACGTCACAGAAGGAATTGGTGAAGATTTTATCCCAAAGAATTACGATTTCGGAATCATAGATCATTTTGAAAAAGTAACTGATAAAGATGCCGCCCTGATGACCAGGGAAATTGTTCAGAAGGAAGGGATTTGGGTAGGAAATTCTGCCGGCTCAGCTGTAGCCGGATTGCTTCAGTTAAAAGATCAGCTCACTGAAAAGGATGTAGTCGTGATCATTTTTCATGATCATGGTACTCGTTACATCGCCAAGATTTTCAACGACGAATGGATGCGTAAAATGGGTTATCTTGATAAAAAAGGTATGACCGCTCAGGATCTGGTCAGTTCTCGCAAGAATGCAGATCTGATGACTATTGAAAAATCGGATACCATTGGCAACGCACTAAAGTTGATCACCGATTATAATTTTTCGCAAATTCCTGTTACATCCGGAGATCGGATTATTGGTTCCATTTATGAAAATCTGGTCTTCAACCGCATCATGGAAAATCCCAATGCTAAAAATGATCCGGTCGAATCAATCATGCAGGAAGCGCTTCCCTTTGTCGACATCACAACTCCATTGGATACATTATCGAAAATGATTTCAATGGATCGCAGTGCTGTTTTGGTAAAAGATTTCAAAGCTAACAGGAGCTATATTATTACACGCAGCGATATCGCTGAGGCCCTTGCTCGCTAA
- a CDS encoding ABC transporter substrate-binding protein — MFTTSDQLGRTLKFQSSPSRIVSLVPSQTELLYDLGLEFEVVGITKFCIHPQQWHHSKTRVGGTKQLDLDKIRSLQPDLIIGNKEENDQEQVQQLMQEFPVWMSDIYNLNDACQMIGTLGQLLGKKSSSESMIRGIVDSFKELENSRPKTLAKTAYLIWKEPWMVAGQNTFINDMLERCGFENAFSGQLRYPETNPEELLQLKPDLILLSSEPYPFKEKELQLMKELIPEAEVLLVDGEAFSWYGSRLLKAPEYFKTLFLQINSAS, encoded by the coding sequence ATGTTTACAACATCGGATCAACTTGGGAGAACATTAAAATTTCAATCTTCTCCTTCAAGAATCGTATCACTGGTTCCCTCTCAAACAGAACTCTTGTACGACCTGGGACTGGAATTTGAAGTCGTCGGTATCACTAAATTCTGTATTCATCCTCAACAGTGGCATCATTCAAAAACCAGGGTCGGTGGAACGAAGCAACTGGATCTGGATAAAATAAGATCCCTTCAACCGGATTTGATAATCGGTAACAAGGAAGAAAACGATCAGGAGCAAGTGCAGCAATTGATGCAGGAGTTTCCGGTCTGGATGAGTGATATATACAATCTGAACGATGCCTGTCAGATGATTGGTACACTTGGTCAGCTACTTGGAAAAAAAAGTTCATCGGAAAGCATGATTCGAGGAATCGTCGATTCATTTAAGGAGCTTGAAAACTCCCGACCAAAAACTCTGGCAAAAACGGCCTATCTGATCTGGAAAGAACCCTGGATGGTTGCAGGACAGAACACATTCATCAACGATATGCTTGAAAGATGTGGATTTGAAAATGCATTTTCAGGACAACTACGCTATCCCGAAACCAATCCTGAGGAATTACTTCAATTGAAACCGGACTTAATTTTGTTGTCATCTGAACCCTATCCATTTAAAGAAAAGGAGCTACAGCTCATGAAAGAACTGATACCGGAGGCAGAAGTCCTTCTGGTAGACGGGGAGGCATTTTCATGGTATGGATCACGTTTACTGAAAGCTCCTGAATATTTCAAAACACTTTTCTTACAAATCAATTCTGCTTCGTAA